One genomic segment of Desulfocapsa sulfexigens DSM 10523 includes these proteins:
- the tyrS gene encoding tyrosine--tRNA ligase — protein MATIEEQITLLERGVVDCIGHDELLKKLKKSQESGVPLRIKAGFDPTAPDLHLGHTVLLQKLKHFQDLGHDVFFLIGDFTGMIGDPTGKSETRKALTREDVAANAESYKEQVFKILDPEKTKVVFNSEWLGKLDSFDMIRLASELTVARMLEREDFKVRFREGNPISIHEFMYPLIQGYDSVALEADVELGGTDQLFNLLMGRDLQRSRGQEPQVVMTLPLLEGLDGVNKMSKSLGNYIGVSEPANDIYGKVLSASDELMFRYFDLLSDLSQDEIAELKAQMDSGSLHPKEIKKQLARELTARFHSSEAAQQAEENFEKVFRKGGLPDDIVEKRIHSNDDIWLPQLLVDLEMVKSTSDGRRMIKQNAVSLDGEKVTDMNKNVTPRGSILVKVGKLRFCKVIFE, from the coding sequence ATGGCAACGATAGAAGAACAAATAACTCTACTCGAAAGAGGAGTGGTTGACTGTATTGGTCATGATGAACTGCTCAAAAAACTGAAGAAATCTCAAGAAAGTGGTGTTCCGCTCAGGATAAAAGCAGGTTTTGATCCAACGGCCCCCGATCTTCATCTGGGGCATACGGTTTTACTTCAGAAGTTAAAGCATTTTCAGGATTTAGGTCACGATGTTTTTTTTCTCATCGGCGACTTTACTGGAATGATAGGAGATCCGACAGGAAAGTCTGAAACCAGAAAAGCACTCACTCGTGAAGATGTCGCAGCCAACGCTGAAAGTTATAAGGAACAGGTTTTTAAAATTCTTGATCCTGAGAAAACCAAAGTTGTGTTTAATTCAGAGTGGCTTGGCAAGCTTGATTCCTTTGATATGATTCGTCTTGCATCAGAACTGACTGTTGCCAGGATGCTTGAACGTGAAGATTTCAAGGTCAGATTTCGTGAAGGAAATCCTATTTCCATTCATGAATTTATGTACCCTCTCATTCAGGGCTATGATTCCGTTGCACTTGAAGCGGATGTGGAGCTTGGTGGAACAGATCAGCTGTTCAACCTGCTGATGGGGCGTGATCTACAGCGTTCAAGGGGGCAGGAACCTCAGGTGGTCATGACTCTTCCTCTTCTCGAAGGACTCGATGGCGTAAATAAGATGAGCAAATCTCTTGGAAACTATATTGGAGTTTCGGAACCTGCCAATGATATTTACGGTAAAGTTCTTTCTGCCTCCGATGAACTTATGTTCCGATACTTCGATCTTCTGAGTGACCTGAGCCAGGATGAAATTGCTGAGTTGAAGGCGCAGATGGACTCTGGTTCTCTGCATCCAAAGGAGATCAAGAAGCAGTTGGCCCGGGAGCTTACCGCCAGGTTTCATTCCAGTGAAGCAGCTCAACAGGCAGAAGAAAATTTTGAGAAAGTATTCCGCAAGGGTGGTCTTCCCGATGATATTGTTGAGAAGAGAATTCATTCCAATGACGACATCTGGCTGCCCCAGCTTCTCGTTGATCTTGAAATGGTGAAGTCAACTTCCGATGGGCGTCGTATGATCAAACAGAATGCGGTATCTCTTGATGGGGAGAAGGTGACGGATATGAATAAAAATGTCACCCCTCGGGGGAGTATACTGGTGAAAGTGGGTAAACTTCGTTTTTGTAAGGTGATTTTCGAATAA
- a CDS encoding Fur family transcriptional regulator, with amino-acid sequence MQLTPQMRLTTQRQIILEELGKVTSHPTANEVYDMVRKRLPRIGLGTVYRNLELMAETGIILKLEVGGTQKRFDATIAPHYHIRCLSCGKVDDIELPVMTSINKTAADLSQYQVLGHHIEFSGICSECSNTDSEVLVN; translated from the coding sequence ATGCAACTTACTCCACAAATGCGTTTGACAACTCAGCGTCAGATAATTTTAGAAGAACTCGGAAAGGTCACCTCCCATCCCACTGCAAATGAAGTATATGACATGGTGAGAAAACGTCTCCCTCGTATTGGCCTGGGAACTGTTTACAGAAACCTTGAACTTATGGCTGAAACCGGAATCATCCTGAAGCTCGAAGTTGGTGGAACCCAAAAACGCTTTGACGCAACCATTGCCCCTCATTACCACATCCGCTGTCTCAGCTGCGGTAAGGTTGATGATATCGAACTTCCCGTAATGACCAGTATTAACAAAACAGCCGCTGATCTAAGTCAATATCAGGTTCTCGGCCACCACATAGAATTTTCAGGAATTTGCAGCGAGTGCAGTAACACTGATTCTGAGGTGCTTGTTAACTGA